One segment of Cystobacter fuscus DSM 2262 DNA contains the following:
- a CDS encoding TIM-barrel domain-containing protein yields the protein MFESHRRRARFLAATLFSTMAGIGLSALPAQAALGSVTSASLSGDTLTLVVGADRLLVQVLRPDIVKVDYRPGGVVDPPTAVIDPAKTWATGNITSADTASNPIVVTTAQLTVRISRNPARVSVFDATGALVLSEQAAEGVYADGVKFNHASGQAFYGITGNPVPWAEKDPKQNLAEGMQRNDGGRVNANMQGDGGAPLAFTNRYGLLVDSIDGDFAITDTALEFSGVSTRNVAYYVLVGAPRQVMAGVAEISGKPAMSPKWALGLNNSEWGTTQTEVTSIVQGYRDRKIPLDAFTLDFDFKAWGEDDYGEFRWNSTSASGNVNPNKFPSGASGTFARDMAARGVMLMGIMKPRVIVGKAGGGITAQGQWARTNNCFYPGLADYMEYFSGRPANDVDFSKQTCRDWYWQHSRTLFDGGIAGWWNDEADEANGFIFNSLQHTNMQRSLYDGQRAYSDRRVFSLNRNFYLGAQRYGYGMWSGDIESGFGNMADQRTRMLTSINIGESKWGMDIGGFFGDPSSENYARWMQFGAFVPIYRVHGVDGKQRQPWVYGATAESAAKGAIELRSRLMPYLYAHERINHETGLGLVRPLFYDYPTDPNAANITSEWMFGESLLVAPVVEQGAASKQVYLPAGTWIDYTRGSVYTGPLTFSYPVNASTWQDIPLFVKAGAILPTQEVLQYVSEKPVRQIDLEVFPTTARSEFTLYDDDGLTRAYENGVFFKQRITAQRTSTSVTVETQAKTGSFSPALTHYIVKVNATVGTAARINGTAPTRYGDLAALKAATGEGWTTGVDVYGPYTAVRVAAGVARTVVVDGTPSTPPTPPVTRVLEAEDAALSSGALALNDHPGYSGRGFVAGYWNSGASTALTVQASTAGTYSATLKYSNGDGLARTLSMVVNGVRTQITLPATADWNSWSTYTARIPLNTGTNTLAYVYGSGDSGHVNLDSVTIAP from the coding sequence GGTTTCTCGCGGCCACGTTGTTCTCCACCATGGCCGGAATCGGCCTGTCGGCCCTGCCCGCTCAGGCCGCCCTTGGGTCCGTCACCAGTGCGTCCCTCTCGGGTGACACCCTCACCCTCGTCGTCGGCGCCGACAGGCTCCTCGTCCAGGTCCTGCGCCCGGACATCGTCAAGGTGGACTACCGCCCCGGTGGCGTCGTCGATCCCCCCACCGCCGTCATTGATCCCGCCAAGACGTGGGCCACGGGCAACATCACCTCCGCCGACACGGCGTCCAATCCCATCGTGGTCACCACGGCGCAGCTGACCGTGAGGATCAGCCGGAATCCCGCCCGCGTCTCCGTCTTCGACGCCACGGGAGCGCTGGTGCTCAGCGAGCAGGCCGCCGAGGGTGTGTACGCGGACGGGGTGAAGTTCAACCATGCGTCCGGACAGGCGTTCTACGGCATCACCGGCAACCCGGTGCCCTGGGCCGAGAAGGATCCCAAGCAGAACCTCGCCGAGGGCATGCAGCGCAACGACGGCGGCCGGGTCAACGCCAACATGCAGGGGGACGGTGGGGCTCCGCTCGCCTTCACCAACCGTTATGGGTTGCTGGTGGACTCCATCGATGGGGACTTCGCCATCACCGACACCGCCCTGGAGTTCAGTGGCGTGTCGACTCGCAACGTCGCGTACTACGTCCTGGTCGGTGCGCCCCGGCAGGTGATGGCGGGCGTCGCGGAGATCTCCGGCAAGCCCGCCATGTCCCCCAAGTGGGCCCTGGGGCTCAACAACAGCGAGTGGGGCACCACGCAGACGGAGGTCACTTCGATCGTCCAAGGCTACCGGGATCGGAAGATTCCCCTGGATGCCTTCACCCTGGACTTCGACTTCAAGGCCTGGGGCGAGGACGACTACGGCGAGTTCCGGTGGAACTCGACCTCCGCCAGCGGCAACGTGAACCCGAACAAGTTCCCCAGTGGGGCGTCCGGGACGTTCGCCCGGGACATGGCGGCCAGGGGCGTCATGTTGATGGGGATCATGAAGCCCCGGGTGATCGTCGGGAAGGCGGGCGGAGGCATCACGGCGCAGGGACAGTGGGCGCGCACCAACAACTGCTTCTACCCGGGCCTGGCGGATTACATGGAGTACTTCTCCGGTCGGCCCGCCAACGACGTCGACTTCTCCAAGCAGACGTGCCGTGACTGGTATTGGCAGCACTCCCGGACGCTGTTCGATGGGGGCATCGCGGGCTGGTGGAACGACGAGGCCGACGAGGCGAACGGGTTCATCTTCAACAGCCTCCAGCACACCAACATGCAGCGGTCGCTGTATGACGGGCAGCGGGCCTACTCGGACCGGCGGGTGTTCTCGCTCAACCGCAACTTCTACCTCGGCGCCCAGCGCTACGGCTACGGCATGTGGTCCGGCGACATCGAGTCCGGATTCGGCAATATGGCCGATCAGCGCACCCGCATGCTCACCAGCATCAACATCGGCGAGAGCAAATGGGGCATGGACATCGGCGGCTTCTTCGGGGATCCGTCCTCGGAGAACTACGCGCGCTGGATGCAGTTCGGCGCGTTCGTGCCCATCTACCGGGTCCACGGCGTAGATGGCAAGCAGCGCCAACCGTGGGTCTACGGGGCCACCGCGGAGAGCGCGGCCAAGGGCGCGATCGAGCTGCGCAGCCGGTTGATGCCCTACCTGTATGCCCATGAGCGGATCAATCACGAGACGGGCCTCGGTCTGGTTCGGCCCCTGTTCTACGACTACCCCACGGATCCGAACGCCGCGAACATCACCAGCGAGTGGATGTTCGGCGAGTCGCTGCTCGTGGCGCCTGTCGTCGAGCAGGGTGCGGCCAGCAAGCAGGTGTACCTGCCCGCGGGCACCTGGATCGACTACACCCGTGGCTCCGTCTACACGGGCCCCCTCACATTCAGCTACCCGGTCAACGCGTCCACCTGGCAGGACATCCCGCTGTTCGTCAAGGCGGGCGCCATCCTCCCGACCCAGGAGGTGCTGCAGTACGTGAGCGAGAAGCCTGTCAGGCAGATCGACCTCGAGGTCTTCCCCACCACGGCCCGGAGCGAGTTCACCCTCTACGACGACGACGGCCTGACCCGGGCCTATGAGAACGGGGTCTTCTTCAAGCAGCGCATCACCGCGCAGCGCACGAGCACCTCCGTCACCGTGGAGACCCAGGCGAAGACCGGCAGCTTCAGCCCGGCGCTCACCCACTACATCGTGAAGGTCAACGCCACGGTGGGCACGGCGGCGCGGATCAACGGGACGGCCCCCACCCGCTACGGCGACCTCGCGGCGCTCAAGGCCGCCACGGGCGAGGGGTGGACGACGGGGGTCGATGTCTACGGTCCGTACACCGCGGTGCGCGTCGCGGCCGGGGTGGCGCGGACGGTCGTGGTCGACGGCACCCCGAGCACTCCCCCCACTCCCCCCGTGACGAGAGTGCTCGAGGCGGAGGACGCGGCGCTGTCCTCGGGCGCGCTCGCCCTGAACGACCACCCGGGCTACTCCGGGCGCGGGTTCGTCGCCGGGTACTGGAACTCCGGAGCGAGCACCGCGCTCACCGTGCAGGCCAGCACGGCGGGCACCTACTCCGCGACCCTGAAGTACAGCAACGGCGACGGCCTGGCCCGGACGCTCTCCATGGTGGTGAATGGCGTGCGCACCCAGATCACCCTGCCCGCGACGGCGGACTGGAACTCCTGGTCGACCTACACCGCGCGAATCCCGCTGAACACGGGCACCAATACCCTCGCCTACGTCTACGGCTCGGGAGACTCGGGCCACGTCAACCTCGACTCCGTGACGATCGCACCGTAG